AAAAAAAGACAATCTCTTCGGAAAGCTCGGTGGTAGCGCTACCGTAGGTGGCAACCTCATGGACCAGAAATGGGCCAAGTTAGGTATCGATGCGGGAGAACTGCTGGTACCCGATCTTTTCATGTCTAACAACAGCAAAGGCAATCCAACACTTACTGACAAAGTAAAAAATAAGAAGATCAATTCCGTGTATGGATCAATTGGGCTGAACTGGGATAATTACCTTTTCCTCGAAGGAACTTTCAGGAATGACTGGACTTCCACGCTCCATCCTGATAACCGTTCTTATTTCTATCCTTCCGTCAGTATGTCCTATATTTTCACGGAGCATTTCAATACACCTGCCTGGCTCACCTATGGTAAAATCCGCGGATCAGTGTCCAGTGTAGGTAATGATATGGATCCTTATCAGCTCTACAACACCTACGAACTGGGGCGTGATCCCAATAACAACCCCATCACCAAACGCAATAAGATCCTCTTTGATTCAACAGTGGTGAATGAACTGATCACTTCAACGGAACTGGGAGCAGAACTGCGTTTCTTCGACAACAGGTTTGGTATCGATTTCTCTTACTACAATACCGTTGCCAAGAACCAGCTGATCGATCTGCCCATGGACCCCGGTTCAGGTTATGAAAAAAGAAGGATCAATGCTGGTAAGATCAAGAATACAGGTTTCGAAATCACTGCTGATGCAAAGGTGCTGACAAGCGGCAGCGGACTGAACTGGAATATCCAGGCCAACTTCTCTACCAACCGCAATAAAGTGATAGATATATATCCAAGAGAGAATGTTACAAGGTATGATCTCGCTACCTATGATGCAATAAGCATTCAGGCAGTAGCGGGTGCATTGTACGGTGAGATCTACGGAAGCACTTTCCTCAGGGTTACAGATCCGAAGAGCGCTGATTATGGCAAACTGATCCTGGATGCCAACGGCAATCCACAACGTGGAGAGCAGAATGTGCGTCTCGGAAACCAGCAGCCTACCGCACTGATCGGTATCACCAATGGATTCTCTTATAAGAACTTCAATCTCTCTTTCCTGTTCGATGCAAGACTGGGTGGCAAAGTTTTCTCTGCTACCAATGCGCTGCTGCAGAGAAACGGATCAGCAGAAGTTACTGTTACGAATGGCGACAGGGCTGAGTTTGTGGCAGATGGTGTTGTTACCGATGGAAGTGGCGGATATACAAAGAATACAAAAGCAACTACACCTCAGCGTTACTGGACAGCGATCGGTATCGGCAACCTCGGTATCACCGAAGCCAATCTCTATGATGCTTCCAGCATCCGTATCCGGAACATTCAGCTCAGCTACGATCTGCCCAAAAAGATCCTTGGTAAAACACCCATCCAGCGTGCAAAAGTGGGAGTGAGCTGTAACAATGTGTGGCTAATCAGCAGCCATCTCCGTGGCCAGGACCCTGAAGCCATCTTTGCTACAGGCAACAATGCAAATGGATTCGAGTCCTTCTCTCCACCCACCACCAGGACCATTCTTTTTAACCTGAGCTTAAGTTTTTAACACTGAAACCGAATTACAATGAAAAAGCTACATATAACTTCTGGAATATTGTTGTCGGCAATACTGATGACTTCCTCCTGCAAGAAGTTCGATGATATGCTCACCAATCCAAGGGAAGCGAATGTGGACCAGGTGGAAGTAGAGTATTTCCTGAACAATGCTATCGTAGATGCACAAATGGACCCGCATATTGCTGAACGTATTTTTGTTTTATACTGGAAAAATGCTTCCAGGCAGCAACTCGGCTCTACATTGACCATCGGAGCTGATAACGATGATTGGAACCGCGATTACTTTACCTATATCTCAGGCTGGCTCAATGCCGCCAATACAGCCATTCAGGTGGCCGATGAGAAACAGGCAAAAGGAACCGCCTGGCCTTATAATGAAAGCCTGAAACAAGTGGCCCGCATCTGGCGTGCTTACCTGATGAGCGAAATGTCAGACAACTTCGGCCCCATTCCTGTGAATGGTTTCCAGGGCACCAATCCTGATTTTGCCGATGTGAAAACGGTGTATTACCATATCCTGGACGAATTGAAGGATGCCGGCACCAAACTGGATGGTGCAGCAACAGCCGCACCCGAAGCCAAGTACGATGCAGCTTACGGTTGGAAGTATGCGAAATGGAAAAAATATGCGGTATCGCTGCGTATGCGACTGGCAATGCGCCTGTCTGAAGTGGATGAACAAAAAGCAAAATCCGAGTTTGAAGCAGCCGCAAAGGAAGCAGCCATCACCACCATGGATGACGCTTTCCAGGTACAGGAGAAAGCCGATGGTTACAATGCACTGAATGGTGTGATGAGCCGTGAATGGAATTCGCAGATCATGAGCGCCACACTGGAAAATATTTTCACCGGTCTTGGCGGCATCGCTACAACAGATTTGTTGCCTGCAGACTTCCACAGTTATATCAGGGCCGCCAATGATGCAGGCATCAAACTCACCAATCATTTTTCTACCAAAACCAATGAGCCGCTGGCTGGTTATTTCCAGGATGGCATTCCTCCGTCACTCGATCCCAGGGCATTGAAAGCATTCCCGCTGGCCGGTGATTTCGATAACCTGGATTTCTGCCGGTATGGCGACTGGTCTATCACTGAGCGTGATCTGATAGATGATGATGGCGATCTCGTTCGTAAACTGAATGGTAAATTCACCTGGAATGGCTGGCAGAGCGGCGACTGGGGTGTTTACAATTCAAGGAACCAGTTGCGTTCATATCCAGGCGCCAATCCAAGACTGGCGCTGAAATTCAGGAACAGCACCAACAAAAGGATCTTCTTCGCTCCATGGGAAACGTATTTCCTGCTGGCAGAAGCGGCGCTCAGAGGCTGGGATGTTCCCACCACTGCAAAAGCTGCATACGAAACAGGTGTGAAGCTCAATTTCGATTACTGGGGCGTTACTGCATTTGCTGCTAATTACCTGGCATCTTCCGATTATAACAGGTTTGGCACTTCAGCAAGCTGGGACCATACTACTGAGCCGCCCGCTACTCACCAAATGACTTACAAGGATGGATATACGGGAACTCCGGGTGTTGTGAACGTGCTGTATCCCGTGAACAATATTTACAAGAACGGAACTATAAAGAATGATCGTCTCACCAAGATCATTACACAGAAATATATTTCCAACCTGCCGTGGTTGCCGCTGGAAAGCTGGAACGATCATCGTCGCCTGGGATTACCATTCTATGAGAATCCCAGCGTGGAGTCGCCCCTGCCGAACATGAAGCAGCTGACAGAAAGCAATTACATGCATAACCAGGTGAATTTCTTCGCACAGCGTTTAAGGTATCCCGCGAGTTTGCGGAATGCCAACGCGAAAGGTTATGCGCAGGCAATGGAAGCCCTCGATGGTGAGGATACCAACTTCACACCACTCTGGTGGGCCCAGAAATAATTCGTGGGTTCTTTAAACTGTCCACCTACGGGTACATGAGAAGAGAAAGCCGCTCCACCTGGAGCGGCTTATCTGTTTGTATTCAACAATGATGCCTATACGAAATAATAGATGAACCACAATGTAGCAGCTGCTATCGATGCCCAGGTGATCAGGCCCTGTACCATTGGCCTGATACCAACGGAGCGAAGCACATCACGTGATAATCCGGAACCGATCAGGAACAGCGTGAGCGTGAGGCCTGCTTTGGCGATGATGGTGGCATAAGGGCTGAATGTTTGTACAGCAGGAATGAAAGTATTGCCCAGCATCGCTAAAATAAAGAGCCCGATGAACCAGGGAATCTGTATTTTTTGTCCTTTTTTCCTGAAAGCGAAAGATGCAATAATGCTCACGGGGATGATCCATAATGCCCGGGCCAGTTTCACTGTGGTGGCCACTTCCAGCGCCTGCGGACCATACCTGCTGCCAGCGCCCACAACAGAGCTGGTATCATGGATGGCAATGGCGGCCCAGGTGCCGAACTGCATTTGAGATAATCCCAGCAAATGACCGGTAACCGGAAAAATGAACAAAGCCACTGCATTCAAAATGAAAACAGTGCCCAGTGCCACGGATATCTGTTTGTCTTTCGCATCGATGGCCGGCGCAACGGCTGCAATCGCACTACCTCCGCAAATTGCCGTGCCGGTTGCAATCAGGCAGGCTGTTTTTTTATCGATCCTCATCCATCTTCCCAATAACAATCCGATGCCGAGCGTAGCAACAATGGAAACTACCGTAATGCCGAAACCTGCCCGTCCTGCTTCTATCGCAGCATGTGCGTTCATTCCGAATCCCAGTCCAACCACAGATATCTGTAATAACCAGTGAGTGACTTTGTGATTCAGGTGCAACCAGGGATGGCCCACCAGTTGCGCTACCAGCAAACCCAAAAGCAAAGCTACCGGTGCACTGATCAGATTGGTACAACAAAGCACCGCGATAATAATGAAAATGATTTCCCGGGCGCTGAACTGCATGTCTAAAAATTTCCTGCCGGGAACAGGTCTCGTCCTGTCCATACACGATGATTATGGAGGCAAAGTTCAGGTAAACCCCTGTGAAGGAGAAATGGTATATCGTAATGATCGATTACCTGAAGTTATGGGTAAGGGCAAATTGCATAAACAGATTGACCAGCGCTCCGCTTTCTCCATGCGGGCTGATAAGGAAGAAATCACGTTGGATGGAAAGTCCTTTTACCTCTATCACGGTAAACAGTCTTTGTTCCAGTTCAGATAAAATGGAATGAATGCTCAGGAAGGCCATGCAATGGCTGTGTTGCAAATAACCTTTGATACTTTCTGTACTGCTGAGCTGCATTTCTTTTTTCAGTTGTGCAGTTTTTATGCCGAGTGGGCGGAGCGCATGTGCAATTACTTCGAGTGTGCCTGAACCGGGCTCGCGCAATAGCAATGGGATCTTCGGGAGGTCCTCAGGCCTGATGATGCCTTTTTTCGCCAGCGGATGCCCGGCATTGGCTACCAGCACCAGTTCATCTTTCAGAAACGGTGTATACCTGAATGCGCTGTTCTTCGATCTTCCTTCTATGATTCCTATATCCACCTGGCGCTGCTGCAGCGCCTGTTCGATCTGTTCTGTATTATCGGTACTGAGCGTAATGCGGATCTCCGGGAATTTTTTATGGAACGAAGCCAGCACCGGGGGAAGTACATACTGCGCTACAGTAGTGCTGGCGCCTACACGGAGCCGGCCCGCTTTTTTATCGGCCTGCGTATTCATCTCGAATTCCAGGTTCCGGTAAAGTGCGAACAGTTCAGTGGTGTATTTCAACAGTGTTTGTCCGGCTGCTGTCAATTGCACTTTGCGGCCATCACGCTCAAACAGTTTCACTTTGAAATGCTGTTCTATTTCGTGGATATGTTTGGTAACAGCAGGCTGCGTAATGAACAGCTCTTCCGCTGCTTTGGTGAAATTGAGCCTGCTGGCAACAGTATGGAACACTTTTAACCGGAAATCAAACATGATATGAAGTTAGGGGATTAATCCTTCATTAACCCGATGCATGACCGCAGGATGGGTTAATTTATGTCGTCAAAAAATAGACTATCTTTGGTCATATCCACCCTGATAGTCAAACTCCCCTTACTCAAACTGGTTTAGCTTTCAACTTCAACGATCCGGAGGCGGCTCAGACCCGGACAATAAAACAGTTTGTATATGCGGAAACCAATTCCTGGAATAGCTTTCAGCACCATTTTCGTTTTGCTCTTTTATTCCGTTACATCTGCCCAGGATTCACTCAGCCGGCCTGAACTCAAATGGGACCTTGCCACCTGTTTGAATTATGCCGCACGCAACAATATCCAGGTGCGCACCCTGGAACAAAGCCGGCTCAGCAGTGAGCAGAACCTCCTGCTCTCCAAAGCCGCCAGGTATCCCAATCTCAACGGCACCATGAGTCAGACCATCGTGAACAGCAAGAGTACAGACCCGGTGGTGGGCGGGTTTCAAACACAGGCAAATTTCTCCAGCAACTACTCACTCAATTCTTCCGTTACATTATACAATGGTGGTTATCTTAAGAATGATATTAAACAGAAAGACCTGCAGGTGCAGATGTCTGATCTCGATATTCAAACTGCACTCAATGATGTTACCATTCAGATCACACAGGCCTATCTCAACATCCTGCTGGCAAGGGAGAATATTGTGTACCTGGAAGACCTGCTTACTACCTCGCAGGCGCAACTGACGCAGGGAAAACAACGCTATGATGCAGGCAGCATCTCCAGGAAAGATTATATCCAGTTTGAAGGGCTGGTAGCCACGGATCAATTC
This portion of the Pseudobacter ginsenosidimutans genome encodes:
- a CDS encoding YeiH family protein; its protein translation is MDRTRPVPGRKFLDMQFSAREIIFIIIAVLCCTNLISAPVALLLGLLVAQLVGHPWLHLNHKVTHWLLQISVVGLGFGMNAHAAIEAGRAGFGITVVSIVATLGIGLLLGRWMRIDKKTACLIATGTAICGGSAIAAVAPAIDAKDKQISVALGTVFILNAVALFIFPVTGHLLGLSQMQFGTWAAIAIHDTSSVVGAGSRYGPQALEVATTVKLARALWIIPVSIIASFAFRKKGQKIQIPWFIGLFILAMLGNTFIPAVQTFSPYATIIAKAGLTLTLFLIGSGLSRDVLRSVGIRPMVQGLITWASIAAATLWFIYYFV
- a CDS encoding LysR family transcriptional regulator is translated as MFDFRLKVFHTVASRLNFTKAAEELFITQPAVTKHIHEIEQHFKVKLFERDGRKVQLTAAGQTLLKYTTELFALYRNLEFEMNTQADKKAGRLRVGASTTVAQYVLPPVLASFHKKFPEIRITLSTDNTEQIEQALQQRQVDIGIIEGRSKNSAFRYTPFLKDELVLVANAGHPLAKKGIIRPEDLPKIPLLLREPGSGTLEVIAHALRPLGIKTAQLKKEMQLSSTESIKGYLQHSHCMAFLSIHSILSELEQRLFTVIEVKGLSIQRDFFLISPHGESGALVNLFMQFALTHNFR
- a CDS encoding SusD/RagB family nutrient-binding outer membrane lipoprotein gives rise to the protein MKKLHITSGILLSAILMTSSCKKFDDMLTNPREANVDQVEVEYFLNNAIVDAQMDPHIAERIFVLYWKNASRQQLGSTLTIGADNDDWNRDYFTYISGWLNAANTAIQVADEKQAKGTAWPYNESLKQVARIWRAYLMSEMSDNFGPIPVNGFQGTNPDFADVKTVYYHILDELKDAGTKLDGAATAAPEAKYDAAYGWKYAKWKKYAVSLRMRLAMRLSEVDEQKAKSEFEAAAKEAAITTMDDAFQVQEKADGYNALNGVMSREWNSQIMSATLENIFTGLGGIATTDLLPADFHSYIRAANDAGIKLTNHFSTKTNEPLAGYFQDGIPPSLDPRALKAFPLAGDFDNLDFCRYGDWSITERDLIDDDGDLVRKLNGKFTWNGWQSGDWGVYNSRNQLRSYPGANPRLALKFRNSTNKRIFFAPWETYFLLAEAALRGWDVPTTAKAAYETGVKLNFDYWGVTAFAANYLASSDYNRFGTSASWDHTTEPPATHQMTYKDGYTGTPGVVNVLYPVNNIYKNGTIKNDRLTKIITQKYISNLPWLPLESWNDHRRLGLPFYENPSVESPLPNMKQLTESNYMHNQVNFFAQRLRYPASLRNANAKGYAQAMEALDGEDTNFTPLWWAQK